A genomic segment from Thermococcus sp. LS1 encodes:
- a CDS encoding inorganic phosphate transporter produces the protein MMLITAALFMAWAIGANDSAKAVGTAVGSGVIGFKRAVLLIGIFTTLGALLGGSGVSGTVSGLAEGMEASTLGLVLFSAAVAVTIASLWGKPISTTQSLIGALTGASLALGLSVDWGTLGRIALAWVLSPILAALAAIVVYRLYSPVLKRIKCLRNLELTQRWLIFTAASFSAFNLGANELSNVAGILESLGFNGPFKVVLALMLAIGALTFSYEVMMTVGRNLSPLGPTSAFSSQLGASLAVSSANLLGLPVSSGQAIIGAISGLSAYKGERVNVRVLLGIVRGWILGPLAAGGLAYLLVGLLA, from the coding sequence ATGATGCTCATAACCGCCGCCCTCTTCATGGCCTGGGCAATAGGCGCGAACGACAGCGCAAAGGCAGTTGGGACCGCTGTGGGGTCTGGAGTTATCGGATTCAAGCGGGCCGTGCTGCTCATTGGAATATTTACGACTCTGGGCGCCCTCCTCGGTGGTTCGGGCGTTTCAGGGACGGTGAGCGGGTTAGCCGAAGGCATGGAAGCCTCGACGCTCGGTTTAGTGCTCTTCAGCGCGGCGGTAGCAGTTACAATCGCAAGCCTCTGGGGAAAGCCCATCTCAACCACTCAGTCCCTCATCGGAGCTTTAACCGGTGCATCCCTTGCGCTTGGTCTGTCTGTGGACTGGGGAACTCTTGGGAGGATAGCCCTTGCATGGGTTCTCTCCCCCATCCTGGCGGCCCTTGCGGCCATAGTCGTCTATCGTCTCTACTCTCCGGTGTTGAAGAGAATAAAGTGCCTCAGAAACTTGGAGCTGACCCAGAGGTGGCTGATATTCACGGCGGCTTCTTTCTCAGCTTTCAACCTCGGTGCAAACGAGCTCTCAAACGTAGCAGGTATATTAGAAAGCTTGGGCTTTAATGGGCCGTTCAAGGTCGTCCTTGCCCTCATGCTCGCCATTGGAGCGCTGACCTTCAGCTATGAGGTCATGATGACAGTTGGAAGGAACCTCTCTCCTCTGGGACCAACTTCGGCCTTCTCATCGCAGTTAGGAGCTTCTTTAGCGGTCAGCTCCGCTAACCTGCTGGGCCTCCCAGTCAGCTCTGGCCAGGCGATAATAGGCGCCATAAGCGGGCTTAGTGCTTACAAGGGCGAGCGTGTAAACGTCAGGGTTCTCCTTGGAATAGTTCGGGGGTGGATTCTCGGTCCTCTGGCTGCAGGTGGGCTGGCATACCTGCTCGTCGGCCTCTTAGCTTAG
- the tgtA gene encoding tRNA guanosine(15) transglycosylase TgtA gives MVEFKFEVKARDAAGRIGKLEVNGKKIETPAIMPVINPKQLIVTPKELKEMGFGMVITNSYIIYKTPELREKALEMGIHRLLDYDGIIEVDSGSFQLMRYGGVDVTNREIVEFQEKIGVDIGTFLDIPTPPDALKEKAEEDLRITLERAKEVEEIKGIAMNAAVQGSTYPDLRTYAAQKLSEMNFEIHPIGAVVPLMESYRYKDLVDVVIASKQGLRPDRPVHLFGAGHPMIFALAVAMGIDLFDSASYALYAKDDRYLTPEGTKHLSELEYFPCSCPVCSRYTPQELREMPKEERTRLLALHNLWVIREELNRVKQAIKEGELWRLVDERARSHPKLYAAYRRLLEYQDYLERNEPITKASAFFKVSEESLKWPIVQRAKARAERVKAKFPETINHPIFGEIPKYLSLSYPFAQSEGEEDFTIEKPRKSEVRNYVMAVAEYQFGEGAGEAFKDAFVELSRKTGMPRQIKAKGKHLATFRAEDGLLTLGIEGAKRLHEILPFPKMRVVVDEDAEPFARKGKNVFAKFVIDADENIRPYDEVLVVNRNDELLATGQSLLSGEELKVFQSGLAVKVRRGIG, from the coding sequence ATGGTCGAGTTTAAGTTTGAGGTAAAGGCGAGAGACGCCGCTGGCAGGATTGGAAAGCTTGAAGTTAACGGGAAGAAGATAGAAACGCCTGCCATAATGCCAGTCATCAACCCGAAGCAGCTCATAGTGACGCCGAAGGAACTGAAGGAGATGGGCTTCGGCATGGTAATCACCAACTCCTACATCATTTACAAGACACCCGAGCTTAGAGAGAAAGCCCTCGAGATGGGCATCCACAGGCTCCTCGACTACGACGGCATTATCGAAGTCGATTCCGGCTCCTTCCAGCTCATGCGCTACGGCGGCGTTGACGTTACCAACAGGGAAATAGTCGAGTTCCAGGAGAAGATTGGCGTCGATATAGGTACGTTCCTCGATATACCAACGCCGCCAGACGCACTGAAGGAGAAGGCGGAGGAAGACCTTAGGATAACCCTCGAGCGCGCGAAGGAGGTCGAGGAGATAAAGGGGATAGCGATGAACGCGGCGGTTCAGGGCTCAACGTATCCGGACCTGAGGACATATGCCGCCCAAAAGCTCAGCGAGATGAACTTTGAGATTCATCCCATCGGTGCCGTCGTGCCGCTGATGGAGAGCTACCGCTACAAAGATCTGGTTGATGTTGTCATAGCCTCCAAGCAGGGGCTGAGGCCCGACAGGCCGGTTCACCTCTTCGGCGCTGGCCACCCGATGATTTTTGCCCTCGCCGTTGCAATGGGGATAGACCTCTTCGACTCTGCCAGCTACGCCCTCTACGCCAAGGACGACCGCTATCTAACGCCTGAAGGGACCAAACACCTGAGCGAGCTTGAGTACTTCCCGTGCTCCTGTCCAGTGTGTAGCCGCTACACCCCTCAGGAGCTCCGCGAGATGCCGAAGGAAGAGCGCACGAGGCTTCTGGCTTTGCACAACCTCTGGGTAATCCGGGAGGAGCTCAACCGCGTGAAGCAGGCCATCAAGGAGGGCGAACTCTGGAGGTTAGTTGACGAGAGGGCGCGCTCACATCCGAAGCTCTACGCGGCCTACAGGAGACTGCTCGAATACCAAGATTACTTGGAGCGGAACGAGCCGATAACCAAGGCAAGCGCCTTCTTCAAGGTGAGCGAAGAATCTTTGAAGTGGCCAATAGTCCAGAGGGCCAAAGCGAGGGCGGAGCGCGTTAAGGCGAAGTTCCCTGAAACCATCAACCACCCGATATTCGGGGAGATTCCCAAGTATTTAAGCCTCAGCTACCCCTTCGCCCAGAGTGAGGGCGAGGAGGACTTTACGATAGAGAAGCCAAGGAAGAGTGAGGTCAGGAACTACGTTATGGCCGTAGCGGAGTACCAGTTCGGAGAGGGTGCTGGGGAGGCCTTTAAGGACGCCTTCGTCGAGCTGTCGAGGAAGACGGGGATGCCAAGGCAGATAAAAGCAAAGGGCAAGCACCTCGCAACCTTCAGGGCCGAGGATGGGCTTTTAACGCTCGGTATCGAAGGTGCTAAGAGGCTCCACGAAATCCTGCCGTTCCCGAAGATGCGCGTGGTGGTCGATGAGGACGCCGAACCCTTCGCGAGGAAGGGCAAGAACGTCTTCGCGAAGTTCGTGATTGATGCTGACGAGAACATAAGGCCCTACGACGAGGTTCTGGTCGTGAACAGAAACGATGAGCTTTTGGCCACCGGGCAGAGCCTCCTCAGCGGAGAGGAGCTGAAGGTTTTCCAGAGCGGTCTGGCTGTGAAGGTCAGGCGTGGCATTGGCTGA
- a CDS encoding metal-dependent hydrolase has translation MMWYTHAVFGALFYLIFAFVGKILGVMEFNEVFVAVAAFGALFPDIDHPKSYISTKLPIGNVVSRYVEHRGAMHTIEAGVVVSLIVGGILGYIVESYIAIFWFFVGYVSHLFADSLTVSGITWSKFKGKPHVRWKVKTGTISEGFVFLPTLFMVIILFFYLSNPEVKNDILGLIIATSILTYALGTKKAKRLFKNQTVVAKRSKKMR, from the coding sequence ATGATGTGGTACACACATGCAGTTTTTGGAGCATTATTCTATTTGATATTTGCATTTGTAGGAAAGATTCTTGGAGTCATGGAATTTAATGAAGTGTTCGTAGCAGTGGCTGCATTTGGAGCACTTTTTCCTGACATTGATCACCCAAAATCGTATATTTCAACGAAATTGCCAATAGGGAATGTAGTTTCGAGATATGTTGAACATAGGGGAGCTATGCATACAATTGAAGCAGGAGTAGTTGTTTCTTTGATCGTCGGGGGAATTTTAGGATACATTGTCGAGAGTTACATTGCAATTTTTTGGTTCTTTGTAGGGTATGTATCTCACCTTTTTGCTGATAGTTTAACAGTATCCGGCATAACTTGGTCCAAGTTTAAAGGTAAGCCCCATGTAAGATGGAAAGTCAAAACTGGAACAATCTCTGAAGGATTCGTTTTTCTCCCCACCCTTTTTATGGTAATAATCCTGTTCTTTTATCTATCTAATCCTGAAGTAAAAAACGACATCTTGGGCTTAATCATTGCTACATCAATCTTAACCTATGCGTTAGGCACCAAAAAAGCAAAACGGCTTTTCAAGAATCAAACAGTAGTGGCAAAGAGGTCAAAGAAAATGAGATGA
- a CDS encoding SPFH domain-containing protein — translation MVTVIEWVNPGEDEIIWRYPNEVITWGSQLIVHEYEVAVFMRDGKIYDVLGPGRHTLTTQNLPLLYKLVGGSNSPFKATIIFVSMKQFQGRYGGETQTRELAPIKYYGVYWFKVADPVLFITEVVGGQSLYDANDVTRFIRAYFNEGMMKHLSTYSIVDLFQNLDMVSTQVKVKLIEDFRRLGLELVDVKIEGVNTTDEWRQRLFWIMQTGNAQYVMQMDTTKQVAAELGKSSGAAMGTGMVLIPQLMQPPAQPAQPYAGAGVPPAQPQQPAAPAAQQQEICPYCGKPLPPGARFCPYCGHQIHRCPNGHVVPEGAKFCPICGAKLE, via the coding sequence ATGGTAACCGTTATCGAGTGGGTCAACCCCGGAGAGGACGAAATAATCTGGCGCTATCCAAACGAGGTCATAACCTGGGGAAGCCAGCTGATAGTTCATGAGTATGAAGTGGCAGTCTTCATGCGCGATGGCAAAATCTACGATGTTCTCGGTCCTGGGAGGCACACCCTCACGACCCAGAACCTTCCGCTCCTCTACAAGCTCGTCGGCGGTTCAAACAGTCCGTTTAAGGCGACGATAATCTTCGTCAGCATGAAGCAGTTCCAGGGGCGCTATGGGGGAGAGACTCAGACGAGGGAGCTGGCTCCAATAAAGTACTATGGCGTCTACTGGTTTAAGGTGGCCGATCCCGTGCTTTTCATCACCGAGGTCGTCGGCGGCCAAAGCCTATACGACGCTAATGATGTCACCAGGTTCATCAGGGCCTACTTCAACGAGGGCATGATGAAGCACCTCTCGACCTACTCCATCGTCGACCTCTTCCAGAACCTTGATATGGTCAGCACACAGGTCAAGGTCAAGCTCATAGAGGACTTCCGCAGGCTCGGCCTCGAGCTGGTTGACGTCAAGATCGAGGGTGTCAACACAACCGATGAGTGGCGCCAGAGGCTCTTCTGGATTATGCAGACCGGAAACGCTCAATACGTCATGCAGATGGACACCACCAAGCAAGTTGCAGCGGAGCTCGGAAAGAGCTCTGGAGCGGCTATGGGCACAGGAATGGTGCTCATCCCGCAGTTGATGCAGCCTCCCGCGCAGCCGGCCCAACCCTACGCTGGAGCTGGAGTTCCGCCCGCTCAGCCGCAGCAGCCAGCTGCTCCAGCAGCACAGCAACAGGAGATATGTCCCTACTGCGGCAAGCCCCTCCCCCCAGGAGCACGCTTCTGCCCCTACTGCGGACACCAGATCCACCGCTGTCCAAATGGGCATGTAGTTCCTGAGGGAGCGAAGTTCTGCCCTATTTGTGGGGCTAAGTTAGAATGA
- the serK gene encoding L-serine kinase SerK translates to MGVEKVPKYDIPTIKVDYVFIELDKMKPHEQLVQKELEAFIESVTGSGLFWKPMLLAKVPGEDMYLIVDGHHRWAGLQKLGAKRAPSVILDYFSDDVKVYTWYPAFKGSLEDVLERLKAEGLEVIEDPEAEEKAERGEIAFALVGEKSFAIPGGLDEQKRVSKVLDEMSVEGKIELIYYGLKEDAREDMAKGEIDYVFLRKAPSKEEVMELVKRGEVYSPKTTRHVLPFNPDKIDVKLEELF, encoded by the coding sequence ATGGGAGTTGAAAAGGTTCCGAAGTACGACATCCCCACGATTAAGGTCGATTACGTTTTTATTGAGCTCGACAAGATGAAGCCCCACGAGCAGCTCGTCCAGAAGGAGCTCGAGGCATTCATCGAGAGCGTTACCGGCTCTGGCCTCTTCTGGAAGCCGATGCTCCTCGCGAAGGTTCCGGGCGAGGATATGTACCTCATCGTTGACGGCCACCACCGCTGGGCCGGCCTTCAGAAGCTCGGCGCCAAGCGCGCCCCGTCGGTCATCCTCGACTACTTCAGCGATGATGTGAAGGTCTACACCTGGTATCCTGCCTTCAAGGGCAGTCTTGAGGATGTTCTCGAGAGGCTCAAGGCAGAGGGTCTCGAAGTCATCGAGGACCCGGAGGCCGAGGAGAAGGCCGAGAGGGGAGAGATAGCATTCGCCCTCGTCGGTGAGAAGAGCTTTGCCATCCCCGGCGGCCTTGATGAGCAGAAGAGGGTCAGCAAGGTTCTCGACGAGATGAGCGTTGAGGGCAAGATTGAGCTCATCTACTACGGTCTCAAGGAAGACGCCAGAGAGGACATGGCAAAGGGCGAGATTGACTACGTCTTCCTTAGGAAGGCTCCGAGCAAGGAAGAGGTCATGGAGCTCGTCAAGCGCGGCGAGGTCTACTCCCCGAAGACCACCAGGCATGTCCTTCCGTTCAACCCGGACAAGATAGACGTCAAGCTCGAGGAGCTGTTCTGA
- a CDS encoding HAD family hydrolase: MLKGIIFDVDETLVYYEGYDHREWYENWVMPALREHGIELDYETYKKTVTGELPRSYVERFGINHVEFWRIVDKVNLEYRKRMAELGRIKPFPDVDALGELKKMGLKLAAVSNASQECTEFVLNLFDLRKYFDVVYGKDYSNLDGVKPNPYLVEKALRALSLKPEEALMVGDSAHDVLAGHRAGMRVVNVTRLEKVDGADYYVKDLWELVELVKKLR; encoded by the coding sequence ATGCTTAAGGGGATAATCTTCGACGTTGATGAGACGCTCGTTTACTATGAGGGCTACGATCACCGCGAATGGTACGAGAACTGGGTGATGCCCGCTTTAAGAGAGCACGGCATCGAACTGGATTATGAGACTTACAAAAAGACCGTAACAGGTGAGCTGCCGAGGAGCTACGTCGAGCGCTTCGGCATCAACCACGTCGAGTTCTGGCGGATTGTTGACAAGGTGAACCTTGAATACCGCAAAAGAATGGCGGAACTCGGACGAATAAAGCCTTTCCCTGACGTTGATGCTCTGGGAGAGCTGAAGAAGATGGGTCTGAAGCTCGCCGCGGTGAGCAACGCCTCGCAGGAGTGCACCGAGTTCGTTCTGAACCTCTTCGACCTGAGGAAGTACTTCGACGTCGTCTACGGCAAGGACTACTCCAATCTCGATGGGGTTAAGCCGAATCCCTACCTCGTGGAGAAAGCCCTCAGGGCGCTCAGTCTCAAGCCAGAAGAGGCCCTAATGGTCGGCGACAGTGCTCATGATGTTCTGGCGGGCCACCGTGCGGGAATGAGGGTGGTCAACGTTACCCGTCTCGAAAAGGTTGATGGGGCGGACTACTACGTGAAGGATCTCTGGGAGCTGGTCGAGCTTGTAAAAAAGCTTAGGTAA
- a CDS encoding DUF763 domain-containing protein encodes MRNVADLPLHGGHVPPWLAQRMRKLTRLVLILAVEEYGTKGLLERLSDPVWFQAFNNVIGMDWDSSGSTTVTAGMIKDALWREELGVKAAGGKGKKSRATPEELKTIAEIYDLDPTPYVRTSRLVAKVDTVALQTGYQLYHHVFFLDEEGNWAVIQQGMNEAERMARRFHWFDAEVFTLDPHKGIAGLKREFALNTVSKEAREYQKTLLDIIQEKPVKIERELESLKAIAKGYRPLVYYKPRDVDEKALIQKYESLGKLELNKRALEFARELSVNNYEELLLLKGLGPSTLRALSLVLELVYDVHPSWKDPVTHPPDPFKFTYAVGGKDRVPFPVERGTYDELISFLEKFVEKNPQEKALVRNVTKITRNWKFPEEEKRAT; translated from the coding sequence ATGAGGAACGTCGCTGATTTACCCCTCCACGGCGGCCACGTTCCGCCATGGCTCGCCCAGAGGATGAGGAAGCTGACGCGCTTAGTCCTGATTCTCGCCGTCGAGGAGTACGGGACTAAAGGTCTCTTAGAGAGGCTCTCAGACCCGGTGTGGTTTCAGGCCTTTAACAACGTCATCGGCATGGACTGGGACTCATCTGGGAGCACGACGGTAACGGCTGGGATGATAAAGGACGCCCTCTGGCGGGAGGAGCTGGGCGTTAAGGCCGCTGGCGGAAAGGGCAAGAAGAGCAGGGCAACACCGGAGGAACTGAAAACCATAGCCGAGATCTACGACCTCGACCCGACTCCATACGTCAGAACGTCCAGGCTTGTGGCAAAGGTCGACACCGTTGCCCTCCAGACTGGCTATCAGCTGTACCACCACGTCTTCTTCCTGGATGAAGAGGGCAACTGGGCAGTGATACAGCAGGGTATGAACGAGGCCGAGAGGATGGCGAGGCGCTTCCACTGGTTTGACGCTGAGGTCTTTACCCTCGACCCCCACAAGGGGATTGCAGGTTTAAAGAGGGAGTTTGCGCTGAACACTGTCTCGAAGGAAGCCAGGGAATATCAGAAGACGCTTCTCGATATCATCCAGGAAAAGCCAGTGAAGATAGAGCGCGAGCTTGAGAGCCTCAAGGCTATAGCGAAGGGCTACCGCCCGCTGGTTTATTACAAGCCCCGCGATGTGGATGAGAAGGCCCTTATTCAGAAGTACGAAAGCCTAGGTAAGCTGGAGCTTAACAAGAGAGCCCTTGAGTTCGCCCGCGAGCTGAGCGTGAATAACTACGAGGAGCTTCTCCTCCTGAAGGGCCTCGGTCCGAGCACGCTGAGGGCTCTATCACTTGTCCTTGAGCTTGTCTACGACGTTCACCCGTCTTGGAAGGACCCGGTAACGCATCCGCCCGATCCCTTCAAGTTCACCTACGCGGTTGGTGGCAAAGACAGGGTGCCGTTCCCGGTCGAGCGCGGCACCTACGACGAGCTGATTTCCTTCCTCGAAAAGTTCGTCGAGAAGAATCCACAGGAGAAGGCCCTTGTCCGCAACGTGACGAAAATAACGCGGAATTGGAAGTTTCCGGAGGAAGAGAAGAGGGCGACATAA
- a CDS encoding glycosyltransferase, producing MDFLLLALTVILAWDGYFFVNYLISLFRNYRIREWTPKVSLIIPAYNEGERVLRAIKSALAQDYPDFEVIVVDDGSEDSTFEVANSVNDPRLRVYRNEHSGKARALNFGLSKASGEIIVTTDADSELDENALKELVRRFYSNEVLGVGGQVRVMGSSFLERAQDTEHLRIAMFRRAKELNDLSLAPGPIAAFRREALERIGGFVEDIVEDYATTKAVKKLGRVVYAPMAKVYTEMPKSLSVLWRQRKRWFLGDLKNLGGGFTKDWAFLLFSDFVAFLDVVLPPLLLVLGLFELFAFWYGFEVVTMLVPTVVEGGSLLNALLFPFIVWFWALFYLTLHLYGYVRLLLGRL from the coding sequence ATGGACTTCCTCCTCTTGGCCCTTACGGTAATCCTCGCTTGGGACGGCTACTTTTTCGTTAATTACCTAATTAGCCTTTTCCGTAATTACAGAATTCGGGAATGGACGCCGAAGGTTAGCCTAATAATCCCTGCCTATAACGAGGGAGAAAGGGTCTTGAGGGCAATAAAATCGGCCCTTGCTCAGGATTATCCAGACTTTGAGGTCATAGTTGTCGATGATGGAAGCGAGGACAGCACCTTTGAGGTTGCCAATTCCGTCAACGATCCGAGGCTCAGAGTTTACAGAAACGAACACAGCGGAAAGGCCAGAGCATTGAACTTCGGTCTCTCAAAAGCTAGTGGGGAGATAATAGTCACCACAGATGCAGACAGCGAGCTTGATGAAAACGCCCTGAAGGAGCTGGTGAGACGCTTCTACTCCAATGAGGTACTCGGCGTGGGCGGCCAGGTACGGGTTATGGGCTCGTCCTTCCTCGAGAGGGCGCAGGACACCGAGCACCTGAGGATTGCAATGTTCCGGCGCGCTAAAGAGCTCAACGACCTGAGCCTCGCCCCCGGGCCCATAGCGGCCTTCAGGAGGGAAGCGCTTGAGAGAATTGGCGGTTTTGTTGAGGACATAGTCGAGGACTATGCCACGACCAAAGCGGTCAAGAAGTTAGGAAGGGTTGTCTACGCCCCAATGGCCAAGGTCTACACCGAGATGCCAAAGAGCCTCTCCGTGCTCTGGCGCCAGAGGAAGCGCTGGTTCCTCGGCGACCTGAAGAACCTCGGCGGCGGCTTCACCAAGGATTGGGCGTTCCTGCTGTTTTCCGACTTCGTGGCATTTCTTGATGTTGTCCTTCCCCCCCTCCTCTTGGTTCTTGGTCTCTTTGAGCTCTTTGCATTTTGGTATGGCTTCGAGGTCGTCACAATGCTCGTGCCAACGGTCGTTGAAGGAGGCTCACTCCTAAACGCGCTCCTGTTTCCTTTCATCGTGTGGTTCTGGGCGCTGTTCTACCTCACACTCCACCTTTACGGCTACGTTAGGCTACTCCTGGGCAGGCTTTGA